The following are from one region of the Yoonia sp. R2331 genome:
- a CDS encoding DEAD/DEAH box helicase — translation MDFDMLGLAPRLVAKLAEQGITDPTPIQKQAIPHAMQGRDVMGLAQTGTGKTAAFGLPMIDALIKAGTKPAPKTARGLILAPTRELAKQIADNLTAYTKGSHLKVALVVGGAGIVAQTKRLQGGVDLLVATPGRLIDLLDRKAVRLNETIYLVLDEADQMLDMGFIHALRQIAPLLAADRQTMMFSATMPKLMNELADTYLKNPVRVQVNPPGQAVKKIEQSVHFVAQAAKFDLLVELLDAHRDEIAIVFGRTKHGCEKIYRQLDKKGFAAASIHGNKSQGQRERALASFKTGQVRVLVATDVAARGLDIPGVAFVYNYDLPNVAENYVHRIGRTARAGADGKAVALVAPDEMIELQDIEKAMKDTIPVASGRPWEIQPGQKKRPNGGGGGRGRGRGGPGGGGGGKPKQQNKPGHTNAKPGGGQRRRRRRGGGGGGSKAA, via the coding sequence ATGGACTTTGATATGCTGGGCCTCGCGCCCCGTCTTGTGGCGAAACTTGCCGAACAAGGCATTACTGACCCAACCCCGATCCAAAAACAGGCCATCCCGCATGCGATGCAGGGCCGCGACGTCATGGGCCTCGCCCAGACCGGCACCGGCAAAACCGCCGCTTTCGGCCTGCCAATGATCGACGCGCTCATCAAGGCGGGCACCAAACCCGCCCCCAAAACCGCACGCGGGCTGATCCTTGCCCCCACCCGCGAACTGGCCAAACAGATCGCCGATAACCTCACCGCCTATACCAAGGGCAGCCACCTGAAAGTGGCCCTGGTCGTCGGCGGCGCCGGCATCGTCGCCCAGACCAAGCGGCTTCAGGGCGGCGTTGACCTTTTGGTCGCAACCCCCGGTCGCCTGATTGACCTGCTTGATCGCAAGGCCGTGCGCCTGAATGAAACTATCTATCTGGTGCTGGATGAGGCGGATCAGATGCTCGACATGGGCTTCATCCATGCCCTGCGCCAGATCGCGCCGTTGCTGGCGGCCGACCGCCAAACCATGATGTTTTCGGCCACCATGCCGAAACTGATGAACGAACTGGCGGATACCTACCTCAAGAACCCCGTCCGCGTGCAAGTCAACCCGCCGGGACAGGCCGTCAAGAAAATCGAACAATCGGTGCACTTCGTGGCCCAGGCTGCAAAATTCGATCTGTTGGTTGAACTGCTCGACGCCCACCGGGACGAGATCGCGATCGTCTTTGGCCGTACCAAACACGGCTGCGAGAAAATCTATCGTCAGCTCGACAAGAAAGGCTTTGCCGCCGCCTCAATCCACGGCAACAAAAGCCAGGGCCAGCGAGAACGCGCCCTTGCGTCGTTCAAAACCGGCCAAGTCCGGGTGCTGGTGGCAACCGATGTGGCCGCCCGTGGCCTCGACATCCCTGGCGTGGCCTTTGTCTATAACTACGACCTGCCGAATGTGGCCGAAAACTACGTCCACCGCATTGGCCGCACCGCGCGTGCCGGTGCCGATGGCAAGGCCGTCGCACTTGTGGCCCCCGATGAGATGATCGAACTGCAGGACATTGAAAAAGCGATGAAGGATACGATCCCCGTCGCCTCTGGCCGTCCGTGGGAAATCCAGCCCGGTCAGAAAAAGCGCCCCAATGGCGGCGGCGGTGGTCGTGGCCGTGGGCGCGGTGGCCCCGGCGGCGGTGGCGGCGGCAAGCCCAAGCAGCAGAACAAGCCCGGCCACACCAACGCCAAACCCGGCGGCGGTCAGCGGCGTCGCAGACGGCGCGGTGGCGGCGGTGGCGGTAGCAAAGCCGCGTAG
- a CDS encoding helix-turn-helix transcriptional regulator, translating to MGSSLTLGTGSRLNMTPTVILECAMRGARLLQILLLLQNRGRMTSATLAEELEVSPRTVLRDLDAMTEAGLPVIAHQGTGGGIELGFDYRSQLTALTTEEAEALALILTADIPALDVLGLKTAAKRAAGKILETQAETVRQVMAETAGMFRLSAPPLDQDDPRPAALARAVRGRNKVTLRARDADRAQVHPTSLRFDGVAWVLGSETGETPQARWGDVVISAHMF from the coding sequence ATGGGTTCCTCATTGACTTTGGGAACAGGTAGCCGCCTAAATATGACACCTACTGTCATATTGGAATGTGCGATGCGCGGTGCACGATTATTGCAGATTTTGCTGCTGTTGCAGAACCGGGGGCGGATGACCTCCGCCACTTTGGCCGAGGAACTCGAAGTCTCGCCGCGTACCGTGCTGCGTGATCTGGATGCGATGACAGAGGCCGGATTGCCGGTGATCGCGCATCAGGGAACCGGCGGCGGGATCGAGCTGGGGTTTGATTATCGCAGTCAGCTGACCGCGCTGACCACCGAAGAGGCCGAGGCGTTGGCGCTGATCCTGACGGCGGATATTCCGGCGCTGGATGTGCTGGGGTTGAAGACCGCCGCCAAGCGCGCGGCGGGCAAGATACTGGAAACGCAGGCCGAAACGGTCCGGCAGGTGATGGCCGAGACGGCAGGGATGTTTCGTTTGTCTGCCCCGCCGCTGGATCAGGACGACCCACGGCCCGCGGCACTTGCCCGTGCTGTGCGGGGGCGCAACAAGGTGACGCTGCGCGCGCGGGATGCGGACCGGGCGCAGGTGCATCCGACGTCGCTACGGTTTGATGGGGTGGCGTGGGTTTTGGGCAGTGAGACGGGTGAGACGCCGCAGGCCCGTTGGGGTGATGTGGTGATTTCAGCGCATATGTTCTGA
- a CDS encoding SRPBCC family protein, with product MPHFQTSRLITAPVDRVWAILTNRSLLANGDFGITRLDGPAATIATGQRIALYSEVAGNRAFKLRVVQADGRRMIWRGGMPLGLFTGTRQFDLTPEADGTRFDMAETFTGPMSGLILKSMPDLTPSFETFAAALARHATKEIA from the coding sequence ATGCCGCACTTTCAAACATCTCGCCTGATAACCGCCCCCGTTGATCGGGTCTGGGCCATTCTGACCAACCGCAGCCTTCTGGCGAACGGTGATTTCGGGATAACCCGCCTTGATGGCCCCGCCGCCACGATCGCCACCGGCCAACGCATCGCGCTTTACAGCGAGGTCGCAGGCAACCGCGCCTTCAAGCTGCGCGTCGTGCAGGCCGATGGCCGCCGGATGATCTGGCGCGGCGGCATGCCGCTTGGCCTGTTCACCGGCACCCGTCAGTTTGACCTCACGCCCGAGGCGGATGGCACAAGGTTTGACATGGCCGAGACCTTCACCGGCCCGATGTCCGGGCTTATCCTCAAATCCATGCCCGACCTGACCCCGTCTTTTGAAACCTTCGCCGCCGCACTGGCGCGCCACGCAACGAAAGAAATCGCATGA
- a CDS encoding DUF6855 family protein, producing MNTVTYGTGTPDDPWLLKTPPGTSEFQAWRDEARDPPALVVQVGKTQLSYNLAALTDAPAMLAAHGDWMPLGNADEGKPTKPGTFEDWARSAGNPAGGYYGLRKGYRGRFANYVGPVLEVLGLAELEHAPRNNRIRARGQG from the coding sequence ATGAACACCGTCACCTATGGCACCGGCACCCCCGATGATCCCTGGCTGTTGAAAACCCCGCCCGGCACATCCGAGTTTCAGGCCTGGCGGGACGAGGCCCGCGATCCCCCCGCGCTGGTGGTGCAGGTCGGCAAGACGCAGCTCAGCTACAACCTCGCAGCGCTGACCGACGCCCCCGCCATGCTCGCCGCGCACGGCGATTGGATGCCGCTTGGCAACGCCGACGAAGGCAAGCCCACCAAGCCCGGCACGTTCGAGGATTGGGCGCGGTCAGCAGGTAATCCGGCGGGCGGTTACTACGGCCTCCGCAAAGGCTATCGCGGGCGCTTTGCCAATTACGTCGGTCCCGTGCTCGAGGTGCTGGGTCTGGCAGAGTTGGAACACGCCCCCCGCAACAACCGCATTCGGGCGCGAGGGCAGGGTTAA
- the rpmE gene encoding 50S ribosomal protein L31, with translation MKKDIHPDYHIIDVKMTDGTIVQMKSTWGKEGDQMSLDIDPSVHPAWTGGNTRLMDAGGRVSKFKNKYAGLGF, from the coding sequence ATGAAAAAAGATATTCACCCCGACTACCACATCATCGACGTCAAGATGACCGATGGCACTATTGTTCAGATGAAGTCCACATGGGGCAAAGAAGGCGACCAGATGTCGCTGGATATTGACCCCTCTGTCCACCCTGCCTGGACCGGTGGTAACACCCGTCTGATGGATGCCGGTGGCCGTGTGTCGAAGTTCAAGAACAAGTACGCCGGTCTGGGCTTCTAA
- the rplS gene encoding 50S ribosomal protein L19 codes for MDLIAQLEAEQVAALGNDIPDFKAGDTIRVGYKVTEGTRTRVQNYEGVCIARKNGSGIAGSFTVRKISFGEGVERVFPLHSTNIDSITVVRRGKVRRAKLYYLRSRRGKSARIAEVSNYKAPKSAEA; via the coding sequence ATGGATCTGATTGCACAACTCGAAGCGGAGCAGGTTGCTGCGCTGGGGAATGACATCCCCGATTTCAAAGCGGGTGACACAATCCGCGTCGGTTACAAAGTGACCGAAGGCACCCGGACCCGGGTTCAGAATTACGAAGGCGTCTGCATCGCCCGCAAGAATGGCAGCGGCATTGCCGGGTCGTTCACGGTGCGCAAGATTTCCTTTGGTGAAGGCGTGGAACGTGTGTTCCCGCTGCATTCCACCAACATCGACAGCATCACCGTCGTGCGTCGCGGCAAGGTCCGCCGCGCGAAGCTTTACTATCTCCGCAGCCGTCGCGGTAAGTCCGCACGTATCGCAGAGGTCAGCAACTACAAAGCGCCCAAGAGCGCCGAAGCATAA
- the trmD gene encoding tRNA (guanosine(37)-N1)-methyltransferase TrmD encodes MAEKKAKSAGRLSARPSLQPRELMTDTPDLAGAWTAQIITLFPETFPGVLGASLTGKALQDGLWQLQTFDLRRHGIGKHRNVDDTPAGGGAGMVLRADVLEAAITEARAAAKGLSPLVYLSPRGAPFTQATAQNWARADGVTLLCGRFEGVDERVLHHFGIQEVSLGDFVLTGGEIAAQAMLDATVRLLPGVLGNQASAVEESFSDGLLEHPQFTKPATWQGLDIPEVLLSGNHAKIAAWRQKMSEKITADRRPDLWAAYQARKDGKTP; translated from the coding sequence ATGGCTGAAAAGAAAGCGAAATCTGCCGGGCGGCTGTCTGCCCGCCCGTCGCTGCAACCGCGCGAACTGATGACCGACACGCCCGACCTTGCGGGCGCCTGGACAGCGCAGATCATTACGCTTTTCCCCGAAACATTCCCAGGTGTTCTGGGTGCCAGCCTGACCGGCAAAGCGCTGCAGGATGGGCTGTGGCAGTTGCAGACGTTTGACTTGCGCCGTCATGGCATCGGCAAACACCGCAACGTTGACGACACGCCAGCAGGTGGTGGAGCCGGGATGGTCCTGCGCGCTGATGTGCTGGAGGCGGCCATCACCGAGGCGCGGGCGGCGGCCAAGGGCTTGAGTCCATTGGTTTATCTGTCACCGCGTGGCGCGCCGTTTACGCAGGCCACGGCGCAGAACTGGGCCCGTGCGGATGGTGTCACGCTGCTCTGCGGTCGGTTCGAAGGGGTCGACGAACGGGTGCTGCACCACTTTGGCATACAGGAGGTCAGCCTTGGTGATTTTGTCCTGACCGGCGGAGAGATCGCAGCACAGGCGATGCTGGACGCGACGGTGCGGTTGTTGCCCGGCGTGCTGGGCAATCAGGCCTCTGCGGTCGAGGAAAGCTTTAGCGACGGGCTGCTGGAACATCCGCAATTCACCAAGCCCGCCACGTGGCAAGGTCTTGATATTCCTGAAGTTCTGCTTTCTGGAAATCATGCCAAGATCGCCGCATGGCGGCAGAAAATGTCAGAAAAGATCACCGCCGACAGACGCCCCGATCTGTGGGCCGCCTATCAGGCCCGTAAGGACGGTAAAACCCCTTGA